ATTAATAGTTTCTATCATATGTACTGGAATTCTTATTGTTCTTCCTTGATCGGCAATAGCTCTTGTTATAGCCTGTCTTATCCACCAAGTTGCATATGTAGAAAATTTATATCCTTTACTGTATTCAAATTTTTCAACTGCTTTCATCAAACCTATATTTCCCTCTTGAATAAGATCAAGAAGTTTTAATCCTCTATTAGTATGTTTCTTAGCTATACTTACAACTAATCTAAGGTTTGCTTCTATAAGCTGTTTGCTAGCCCATTCATCACCTTCTAAAGCTCTCTTAGCATACTCTAATTCTTCATCATGGCTAAGTAATGGTATTTGTCCTATTTCACGAAGATACATTTTAATAGGTTCGTCTACCTTCATATCCCCAGAAAGATTAAATAAATCATCACTTACAAGTTCATCTTCACTTATCTCTTCCAATTCTTCTGGATTGAAATGTTCAAAATCATCTAAGTCTTCTGTTCTCTCATCTAAAAGGTCATCTATTTCATCTTCATCAGGAAATTCCTCTTTATCTTGAGTTTTAGAAATAGGTTCTTCGTCTTTATTCTTATCTTTTTTCAAAGATGCTGCAAGTTTTTTCTCTTTTTCCAGATCTTCCTGCCTTACAATTTCAATTCCTTGTTCCATCATTCCTGTTATCAGCTGCTCAATTTTTTCTACTGGAAAATCACTTTTTAATTCCTCATTTATTTCTTCATAAGTTATAAACTTATTTTCCATCGCTTTTCTGACTAAAGAAAGAACCTTCTCATTTTTTATAAACTCTCTCATTATTTGAAGCCTCCTCTAAAAAAATTATAGATTAACTATTTCTTCGTATTCTTTATATATATCCAGTATTTTTGAGAAACCATCAGCTGCATTCAATTTCAGTTCGATACTTTTGAGTCCTATTGTTTTACTAATATTTTCTCTATTCTTCTGCTTTTCTTTTAATTCTATCCTGAACCAAGAGATAAATATCTCCTCTAATAACTTATTTATTCTCTCTTCAGTTGAAAAATCATTTATAGCCATACAGATTACAATTTCCCATTCTTCTGTTTCAGCTTTTGTCAATTCTACACTATCTTTAAGCTCTCTTATTATATCCGTTTCTTCTTCTCTCTCTTTAAAATATTGAAAAACTTTCTTAGTTAGAGAACCTTTTATATTCTTATCTTTAAAATATTTAAAATATTCATTTCTAGCTAAAATAAGTCCAAGTGTAAGTTCTTCTAATTTACTTGCTGTTTCTTCTCTTGATATACTTATATTTTCTAGAACTTCTTCAGGTTTCCTTGATTTTTTCCTGTTTTTATCTATCAAAGTTTCTTTAAGTATATCCTTTTCAATATTTAATTGTTTAGATAATTTGTCTAGATACAAACTTTTTTCAAGATCAGTATCAACACTTTGAAAAAATTCTTTGAATCTATTTATAAAGTTCTGTTTAGACATCATATTACTAAAATCATATTCTTTAGAATAATATTTAAATAAAAAATCAAATATCTCAACAGAATTTTTCACACACTTTAAAAAGCTTTCTTTTCCATACAGTTTTAAGTATTCATCAGGATCCTTTGCTCCTTCCAGAATCAGAACTCTGATATTAAAACCTAATGCCTTTAATATCATTCCTGCTCTTTCTGTTGCTGCTTGCCCTGCTGCATCTGAATCAAAAGAAAGTATTATATTAGAAGT
Above is a window of Fusobacterium varium DNA encoding:
- the dnaG_1 gene encoding DNA primase, whose protein sequence is MEDAHSFFKEYIFSNNGREAMEYLVARKLNPKIIKDNELGFAPNKWNELNDYLISKGYELKDIIALGLVKESENGQYDIFRNRIVFPIYSPTGKVIAFGGRTLENNKEVPKYINSPDTPIFKKGKNLYGLERGSMIKKKNYAMLMEGYMDVLSGYLYGFDVALAPLGTALTEEQGKLLKRYTSNIILSFDSDAAGQAATERAGMILKALGFNIRVLILEGAKDPDEYLKLYGKESFLKCVKNSVEIFDFLFKYYSKEYDFSNMMSKQNFINRFKEFFQSVDTDLEKSLYLDKLSKQLNIEKDILKETLIDKNRKKSRKPEEVLENISISREETASKLEELTLGLILARNEYFKYFKDKNIKGSLTKKVFQYFKEREEETDIIRELKDSVELTKAETEEWEIVICMAINDFSTEERINKLLEEIFISWFRIELKEKQKNRENISKTIGLKSIELKLNAADGFSKILDIYKEYEEIVNL
- the rpoD_4 gene encoding RNA polymerase sigma factor rpoD, with protein sequence MREFIKNEKVLSLVRKAMENKFITYEEINEELKSDFPVEKIEQLITGMMEQGIEIVRQEDLEKEKKLAASLKKDKNKDEEPISKTQDKEEFPDEDEIDDLLDERTEDLDDFEHFNPEELEEISEDELVSDDLFNLSGDMKVDEPIKMYLREIGQIPLLSHDEELEYAKRALEGDEWASKQLIEANLRLVVSIAKKHTNRGLKLLDLIQEGNIGLMKAVEKFEYSKGYKFSTYATWWIRQAITRAIADQGRTIRIPVHMIETINKIKKEARIYLQETGKDATPEVLGERLGMEVDKVKAIQEMNQDPISLETPVGSEEDSELGDFVEDHKMLNPYELTNRSLLREQLNGVLNTLSSREERVLRYRYGLDDGSPKTLEEVGKIFKVTRERIRQIEVKALRKLRHPSRRKKLEDFKV